In Desulforhopalus sp., a single window of DNA contains:
- a CDS encoding sigma-54 dependent transcriptional regulator produces MIEKGGKTLLIIDDDRLFCDSVVAFFKDAPFTTVAVQTGTEGLAFCGKHRADVILLDQKLPDSDGLELCATILGICEQAKIIFNTAYPSFDHAVRALRNGAHDYLSKPMELEELQLAVERAFRTAELERAEQLQQLHIHRQSQHNKLIGSQGGLRATCRLIELAAANGAPVLITGETGTGKNVVAKAIHYFHNDHAPSFVDANCAALPENLIESELFGHERGSFTGALALRKGLFEMADGGTLFLDEIGEIPLHLQAKLLGILDNGVLRRLGSQTTRKIHVRIIAATNIDLEQAVRAKTFREDLYYRLGVMRIHLPPLRQRQEDIAELSHYLLKEIAPDQNLYLPAGELRALIDYPWPGNVRELKNILERAVILRSGKEIYPARLLAAHEVPAEPVLAPTCAPPLATKTVMPLAEMEKAHIEKALAAFANNHTRVAEALGIARSTLLRKIEQHRLKSSDRK; encoded by the coding sequence ATGATTGAAAAAGGCGGCAAGACCCTCCTCATCATCGATGACGACCGGCTGTTTTGTGACTCGGTTGTCGCTTTTTTCAAAGACGCGCCCTTCACCACCGTCGCCGTCCAGACCGGCACGGAAGGACTTGCCTTTTGCGGCAAGCATCGGGCCGACGTCATTCTTCTTGACCAGAAGCTCCCCGACAGCGACGGCCTGGAGCTCTGCGCAACGATCCTTGGTATCTGCGAACAGGCGAAGATCATCTTTAATACCGCTTACCCAAGCTTTGATCACGCCGTCCGAGCACTGCGCAACGGCGCCCACGACTATCTCTCGAAACCGATGGAGCTGGAGGAACTGCAGCTCGCCGTCGAACGGGCCTTCCGCACCGCCGAACTAGAAAGGGCCGAACAGCTCCAACAGCTGCACATCCACCGGCAGTCGCAGCACAACAAACTTATCGGCAGCCAGGGCGGACTGCGCGCCACCTGCCGCCTGATTGAGCTCGCCGCCGCCAATGGAGCACCGGTACTGATTACTGGGGAAACCGGTACCGGCAAAAACGTCGTCGCCAAGGCAATCCACTATTTTCATAATGACCATGCGCCGTCCTTTGTCGATGCCAACTGCGCCGCCCTGCCAGAGAACCTTATTGAATCGGAACTGTTCGGCCATGAACGCGGCTCTTTCACCGGTGCCCTGGCACTGCGCAAAGGGCTTTTTGAGATGGCCGACGGCGGTACCCTGTTTCTCGACGAGATCGGTGAAATCCCCCTGCACCTGCAGGCCAAGCTTCTGGGCATACTCGACAACGGCGTTTTGCGCCGCCTCGGCAGCCAAACCACGAGAAAGATACATGTGCGGATCATCGCCGCCACCAATATCGATCTGGAGCAGGCGGTACGGGCGAAAACCTTCCGCGAAGATCTGTATTACCGGTTAGGGGTTATGCGCATCCACCTGCCACCCCTTCGGCAACGGCAAGAAGATATTGCGGAACTGAGCCACTATCTGCTGAAAGAAATTGCCCCCGATCAAAATCTTTACCTCCCGGCAGGTGAACTCAGGGCCTTAATCGATTACCCATGGCCCGGTAACGTCAGAGAGCTGAAAAATATCCTGGAGCGGGCAGTAATTCTCCGGTCGGGCAAGGAGATTTATCCCGCCCGGCTTCTCGCGGCTCATGAAGTACCAGCGGAACCAGTACTGGCCCCAACCTGTGCACCACCCCTTGCCACCAAAACCGTCATGCCTCTTGCCGAAATGGAAAAGGCCCACATCGAAAAAGCGCTGGCCGCCTTTGCCAACAACCATACCCGGGTTGCCGAGGCGCTGGGCATAGCTCGCTCGACCCTGCTCCGTAAAATAGAGCAACACCGTCTCAAATCCAGCGACCGAAAATAG
- a CDS encoding helix-turn-helix domain-containing protein, with amino-acid sequence MNKNDFSLLRKKLGKTQKQLAELLGISLKTIHSYEQGWRTIPGHAEKLLYFLFINQRGRKGTLTPCWEEKQCPVKEQCPAWEFESGHMCWYMCGTLCDCTKDTCHKEKIDICKTCPIFNSLIS; translated from the coding sequence ATGAACAAAAATGACTTCAGTCTCCTCAGAAAAAAACTTGGAAAAACACAAAAACAATTAGCAGAACTTCTTGGCATTTCTCTCAAGACCATCCATAGCTACGAACAAGGATGGCGCACCATTCCCGGGCATGCCGAAAAACTCCTCTATTTTCTGTTTATCAACCAAAGGGGCAGAAAAGGTACTCTGACTCCATGCTGGGAAGAAAAACAATGCCCTGTCAAAGAACAATGCCCTGCTTGGGAATTTGAAAGCGGCCATATGTGCTGGTATATGTGCGGAACGCTCTGCGACTGCACCAAGGATACCTGCCATAAAGAAAAAATCGATATCTGCAAGACCTGCCCCATCTTTAACTCGCTTATCTCATAA
- a CDS encoding respiratory nitrate reductase subunit gamma, whose product MSTFAYLFCYVALLVFVASVARKCLSFMNKPLQMRWELYPVPTEPAETFEHGGSYLEQVDWWKKERKHTFVGMAKYMAEEIICMKACYEHNRAIWYRTFPFHYGLYFVMVFTAIAFVIAICQLLGISAAPLQAINNIIGPVGLALTLFGAIALLMFRLSDSGLKKYSTAEQYLTLIIFIGISSICLLTWLTVDKDFSLLNTFIAGLISFKFTPVESGLMVASIVSVSFLTAVIPNTQMAHLFMKYFLYHDIRWGDTAASDNPGPVDRSLDIVLNYPVTWSADHVGLKQNKKTWVEVALFNPAAEPGKK is encoded by the coding sequence ATGTCAACTTTTGCGTATTTGTTTTGCTATGTCGCCTTACTTGTCTTTGTTGCCTCAGTGGCAAGGAAATGCCTGTCCTTTATGAATAAACCCCTGCAAATGCGCTGGGAACTTTACCCCGTCCCTACTGAACCGGCTGAAACATTCGAGCACGGCGGCAGTTATTTGGAGCAGGTTGACTGGTGGAAAAAAGAGAGAAAACATACCTTTGTGGGAATGGCCAAATACATGGCGGAAGAAATTATCTGCATGAAGGCCTGTTATGAACACAACCGGGCAATCTGGTACCGGACCTTTCCGTTCCACTACGGACTGTATTTCGTCATGGTATTTACCGCCATCGCCTTTGTTATTGCCATTTGTCAGCTTCTTGGCATCTCTGCTGCACCCCTCCAGGCAATTAACAATATTATCGGGCCAGTGGGTCTGGCGCTCACCCTTTTTGGCGCCATCGCCTTATTGATGTTCCGCCTGTCTGATTCAGGGTTAAAAAAGTATTCGACCGCAGAACAGTATCTTACCCTCATCATCTTTATCGGTATCTCCTCAATCTGTCTGCTCACCTGGCTGACGGTCGACAAAGATTTCTCCTTACTGAACACATTTATCGCCGGCCTTATCAGTTTTAAATTTACCCCAGTGGAAAGCGGATTGATGGTTGCATCCATCGTTTCGGTGTCTTTTCTGACAGCTGTTATCCCGAACACGCAAATGGCACATCTGTTCATGAAGTACTTCCTCTACCACGACATTAGATGGGGTGACACTGCCGCAAGCGATAATCCCGGACCGGTTGACCGGTCGCTCGACATAGTTCTGAATTATCCGGTTACCTGGTCGGCCGACCATGTCGGATTAAAGCAAAACAAAAAGACATGGGTCGAAGTGGCCTTATTCAATCCTGCTGCTGAGCCTGGGAAAAAATAA
- a CDS encoding response regulator, translating into MNKVLIVDDEVRFLQSIEAGLASYTDRFSVLTAINGKAAVEILGAEKIDLLVTDLRMPEMDGFELLAHVSVTYPFMPSIVMTAFATPEIEEKINISGTAKLLEKPVDFEKLAEAILEGLQQEGKEGSVAGFSLANFLQLLSMEQKTCLLHIRNDQSEGYIYLDQGEITAALAGSLKGEDAFFSLLACENVRITFKKLPQKKIVKVINKPLMSLLMEGMSRIDEARSRPIPSLPDLADDPPPSIELTTEQLEEPETQPTNEGEIMSKIDDSLNKLRDIEGFMAVGVFTPNGELAAQVTSTNIKLAEIGSLANDVLLKAQKATDLMNVGRGQVVHVEAPKAHVIARCLNEADNFADTQSGKAHIHLVLLLAKDANLAMGKIKLESIIHEVAESFR; encoded by the coding sequence ATGAACAAAGTGCTTATTGTCGATGACGAAGTTCGATTCTTACAGAGTATTGAGGCGGGTCTCGCAAGCTATACCGACCGCTTCAGTGTTCTTACCGCCATCAATGGCAAGGCCGCTGTGGAAATACTGGGAGCGGAAAAGATCGATCTCCTGGTCACCGACCTCAGGATGCCGGAGATGGACGGTTTCGAATTACTGGCCCACGTGTCTGTGACCTATCCGTTCATGCCCTCCATCGTCATGACCGCCTTTGCCACCCCGGAAATAGAAGAAAAAATCAATATCTCCGGCACAGCCAAGCTCCTTGAAAAGCCCGTGGACTTCGAAAAGCTGGCAGAAGCGATCCTTGAGGGGCTGCAACAAGAAGGTAAAGAAGGCTCCGTTGCCGGGTTTTCCCTGGCAAATTTTCTCCAACTCCTGTCCATGGAGCAAAAGACCTGTCTTCTCCACATCCGCAATGACCAGTCGGAAGGCTATATATATCTTGATCAGGGCGAGATCACGGCGGCCTTGGCAGGCTCTCTCAAGGGCGAAGACGCCTTCTTTTCCCTTCTGGCTTGTGAAAACGTCCGAATTACCTTTAAAAAGCTCCCCCAGAAAAAGATCGTCAAAGTCATCAACAAACCGCTTATGTCGCTGCTTATGGAGGGTATGTCTCGCATTGACGAGGCGAGGTCTCGCCCTATTCCCTCGCTGCCGGATCTCGCGGACGATCCGCCTCCATCGATAGAACTGACCACCGAACAGCTAGAGGAACCAGAAACTCAACCAACCAATGAAGGAGAAATTATGAGCAAAATCGACGATTCACTTAACAAACTTCGCGACATCGAAGGATTCATGGCAGTCGGCGTTTTCACCCCGAACGGTGAACTGGCGGCGCAGGTAACCTCTACCAACATAAAACTGGCCGAGATCGGATCTCTCGCCAACGATGTCCTGCTCAAGGCACAAAAGGCCACAGACCTTATGAATGTCGGCCGGGGCCAGGTTGTTCATGTTGAGGCACCCAAGGCCCATGTCATCGCCAGATGCCTCAATGAGGCCGACAATTTTGCGGATACTCAAAGTGGCAAGGCGCATATTCACCTCGTCCTGCTGCTTGCCAAGGATGCCAATCTGGCCATGGGCAAGATCAAACTTGAATCAATAATTCACGAGGTTGCAGAGTCTTTTCGTTAA
- a CDS encoding ATP-binding protein: MDISKKKVLVVDSHPVFLRLMAEFLDELGHETICANDVFGCLDALVEMTPDVIFIDLIMPRIGGDDLCRIIRNMDNLCHCYLVIVSGVALEQTLDCQEIGADALIAKGPFDEMRLHILQILSDSQKPRHHSPAIPAFQGGENLHSRHVSRELLKNNQHLRVILESMSQGIIELLGNRIAYINPKASSFLGHPRENLLGRHVAETFPQPLLDAIATAASQQPAESLLIQLNGLQLTLEQYAITNTPPNVILMLSDITERKQMEAVIEAANLTKNLGYVFSGIRHEIGNPLNSIKMALSVLQRNLAEYDRETIALFLDRSLQEVTRLEYLLKALKNYSLFEKPVMQKLPVASFITNFIALIRNDFENNLIKIHHILPDDDLLILADSRALHHIMLNLITNAADALNGGNKPQIIVSARQAGNRVEIKVDDNGKGISEADQQNLFKPFFTKKATGTGLGLVIVKKMLLAMNGKIDIESYQGMGTTVTLTLPGIVR, from the coding sequence GTGGATATATCCAAGAAAAAAGTACTCGTGGTTGACAGCCATCCGGTCTTTCTGAGGCTTATGGCCGAGTTCCTCGACGAACTCGGCCACGAAACGATTTGTGCCAATGATGTCTTTGGCTGCCTTGACGCACTGGTGGAGATGACCCCTGATGTCATCTTCATTGACCTCATCATGCCAAGGATCGGCGGTGATGATTTATGCCGAATCATCCGCAATATGGACAATCTGTGCCACTGCTACCTGGTTATCGTTTCCGGGGTTGCTCTGGAACAAACTCTTGATTGTCAGGAAATTGGCGCCGATGCCCTGATTGCCAAGGGCCCCTTTGATGAAATGCGCCTGCATATTCTGCAAATCCTCAGTGATTCACAAAAGCCGAGGCATCATAGCCCCGCCATCCCGGCTTTTCAGGGCGGAGAAAATCTCCACAGCCGCCATGTCTCCCGCGAACTCCTGAAAAACAACCAGCATTTGCGGGTCATTCTGGAGAGTATGTCACAGGGCATTATCGAATTGCTTGGCAACCGGATAGCCTATATCAATCCCAAAGCCAGCAGTTTTCTTGGTCATCCCCGGGAGAATCTGCTTGGCCGGCATGTCGCCGAAACCTTTCCGCAACCGCTCCTCGACGCCATCGCTACCGCCGCATCGCAGCAGCCGGCGGAGAGTCTGCTCATACAGCTGAATGGTCTGCAGCTCACCCTTGAACAGTATGCGATAACCAATACTCCGCCCAACGTCATACTGATGCTTTCCGATATCACCGAGAGAAAGCAAATGGAGGCAGTCATTGAGGCAGCCAATCTCACCAAGAACCTTGGCTATGTGTTTTCCGGGATCCGCCACGAGATCGGCAATCCCTTGAACTCCATTAAAATGGCCCTGAGCGTCCTCCAGAGGAATCTGGCGGAATACGACCGGGAGACCATCGCCCTGTTCCTTGATCGCTCCCTGCAGGAGGTAACTCGCCTTGAATACCTTCTCAAGGCCCTGAAGAATTACAGCCTCTTCGAGAAGCCGGTTATGCAGAAACTGCCGGTCGCAAGCTTCATTACCAATTTTATCGCCTTGATCAGGAATGATTTCGAAAATAATCTCATTAAAATTCACCACATACTTCCCGATGACGACCTGTTGATTTTAGCTGACAGTCGCGCCCTGCACCATATTATGCTCAATCTGATCACCAATGCCGCCGACGCCCTCAACGGCGGCAATAAACCGCAGATCATCGTCAGCGCCCGTCAGGCAGGCAACAGGGTGGAAATCAAGGTTGACGATAACGGCAAAGGAATCTCCGAGGCCGACCAGCAAAATCTCTTCAAACCCTTTTTCACCAAGAAGGCCACCGGCACCGGCCTCGGCCTGGTGATCGTCAAAAAGATGCTTTTGGCCATGAACGGCAAGATCGATATTGAAAGTTACCAGGGCATGGGCACCACCGTCACCCTTACCCTGCCGGGGATAGTGCGATGA
- a CDS encoding TAXI family TRAP transporter solute-binding subunit produces MPCKNKEHRSVSALLFALRPYHLRQKLGVVGTGAGRFFAVALMAVCILVFLAVNPVPAIKPFRIGTGGTTGVYYPIGKLIAAGLTASAARDSSALAGYIGVAQNSAGSVENVRTVVSGELEAGLVQADTAGLAYNGQGEFAGLPKAADLRAIAALYPEKFQLVIRKDAGISSIGDLRGKRISVDELGSGTRGVTNIVLNAYGLSEKDLVPLYIKPSFTEERMMNGQMDGFAFVGGIPNAAVTKLFDIGVNLLPVDLPIATAINEKHPFLVPGKISGNIYPGIPETPTLEVRALLVVSRNMAEAVAYAVTEALFSEATRKLLTGGHPLGKDITVEAAQQGLSIPLHPGALRFYREHSGESR; encoded by the coding sequence ATGCCTTGCAAAAACAAGGAACACCGATCAGTATCGGCATTGCTGTTTGCCTTGCGTCCTTATCACCTGCGGCAAAAGCTGGGTGTCGTTGGAACAGGGGCCGGGCGTTTCTTCGCCGTCGCTTTGATGGCGGTGTGCATCCTCGTTTTCTTGGCAGTCAACCCGGTGCCGGCCATCAAGCCCTTTCGAATCGGCACTGGTGGAACCACAGGGGTGTATTACCCAATCGGCAAGCTTATCGCCGCCGGCCTCACTGCCTCGGCCGCTAGGGATTCTTCGGCGCTTGCCGGCTACATAGGGGTCGCCCAGAATTCGGCGGGGTCGGTTGAAAACGTGCGCACTGTCGTTTCCGGTGAGCTTGAAGCCGGTTTGGTGCAGGCCGATACCGCAGGCCTTGCCTACAATGGCCAGGGGGAATTCGCCGGACTGCCGAAGGCAGCAGACCTCAGGGCCATTGCCGCTTTATACCCCGAAAAATTTCAATTGGTGATACGAAAAGATGCCGGAATCAGCAGCATAGGTGATCTGCGAGGCAAGCGGATATCGGTTGATGAACTCGGGTCAGGGACACGGGGAGTGACGAATATTGTCCTCAATGCCTATGGCTTGAGCGAAAAAGACCTTGTCCCTTTATATATCAAGCCGTCATTTACTGAAGAACGGATGATGAATGGGCAGATGGACGGTTTTGCCTTTGTCGGCGGGATTCCGAATGCGGCGGTAACCAAACTGTTCGATATCGGGGTTAACCTCCTGCCGGTTGATTTGCCCATTGCCACTGCCATCAATGAGAAACATCCCTTCCTTGTTCCCGGGAAGATCAGCGGGAACATATACCCGGGCATCCCGGAAACCCCGACCCTTGAGGTGCGGGCGCTCCTTGTTGTCAGCCGCAACATGGCCGAAGCCGTGGCGTATGCGGTAACTGAGGCACTTTTTAGCGAGGCAACGCGGAAACTGCTTACAGGCGGTCATCCGTTGGGCAAGGATATTACCGTCGAGGCCGCTCAGCAAGGGCTCTCCATTCCCCTGCATCCCGGAGCTCTGCGTTTTTACCGGGAGCATTCAGGGGAGAGTCGATGA
- a CDS encoding ATP-binding protein, with protein sequence MISVPLPSRRNLSNGIILGSIAVVFIAVILVIVYTNKTLHSIEKNLPTTLFSEVISLSSAQEEIARVVASARLAAISRDPHHIDELRWNILVAYNMTAELRDTYVANNMVNASAFHSIIAPALADLQVWMNDGISGYAPDSPVVLGMLYERIFQAFEKVAAIKRDSRAEAQSILEMERSRLELFQNSVNLLFVFTLALALGLVFLLLRQIVIKNKEIIANKEIQQQHALLTSLLHRIPLGVAVWGEDKRIMHLNTGFTEITGYTREDLPHLSVWSGRAYPDRAYRLRTMQHYSVAGGEGAVCEYRVTCKDGTVKDVEFRTALLPDQRGIVTLTDVTERNNNEKALQESRQMDARARKMESLGLLAGGVAHDLNNILSGIVSYPELLLLELPEEHRMRRPLEIILESGMRASAIVQDLLTVARGVAVAKEPVNLHTIILEYLQSPEFRMLENHHPQVRVATDLAADSANIMGSRVHLRKILMNLVANGFEAMDSPGEVTISLHQRHIDALSRNEAEIEEGEYVVLTVGDQGKGISSEDLEKIFEPFYSKKVMGRSGTGLGLTVVWNVVRDHNGYINVSSSKMGTRFVIHFPITDKLERQPEAIVDLADFRGKGETVLVVDDVSTQRLITSSIIERLGYRVDSMPSGEAAIEYLQRKPVELVILDMIMTPGISGRTTYERIIRMYPGQKAIIVSGYAETAEVKETLRLGAGRFLKKPLMIRELATAIHDVLYPGAG encoded by the coding sequence ATGATTTCTGTTCCGCTTCCGTCCCGCCGCAATCTTTCCAACGGCATTATCCTTGGCAGCATTGCCGTGGTCTTCATTGCGGTGATTCTCGTCATTGTCTACACCAACAAGACGCTTCATTCGATTGAGAAAAATCTGCCGACGACGCTTTTTAGCGAGGTCATTTCCCTTTCTTCAGCTCAGGAGGAAATTGCCAGGGTTGTGGCCTCGGCACGTCTTGCGGCAATTTCCAGGGATCCACACCATATCGACGAGCTGCGCTGGAATATTCTGGTTGCCTACAACATGACCGCCGAGCTGCGGGATACCTACGTCGCCAATAATATGGTCAATGCCTCGGCCTTTCATTCGATCATTGCCCCGGCCCTTGCCGATCTGCAGGTGTGGATGAACGATGGTATCTCCGGCTATGCACCGGATTCGCCGGTGGTTCTCGGGATGCTTTACGAGCGGATCTTCCAGGCCTTCGAGAAGGTTGCCGCCATCAAACGCGATTCGCGGGCCGAGGCGCAGAGCATTCTTGAAATGGAGCGCAGCCGCCTGGAGCTTTTTCAAAATAGCGTCAATCTCCTCTTCGTCTTTACCCTGGCTTTGGCACTGGGTTTAGTCTTCCTCCTCCTGCGGCAGATTGTCATAAAAAACAAGGAGATAATTGCCAACAAGGAGATCCAGCAACAACATGCCCTGCTTACCAGTCTGCTGCACCGCATTCCTCTTGGTGTGGCCGTTTGGGGTGAGGATAAACGGATTATGCACCTGAATACCGGATTTACCGAGATAACCGGCTATACCCGTGAGGATCTGCCGCATCTGTCGGTGTGGTCGGGCCGCGCCTATCCTGACCGGGCGTATCGGCTGCGGACCATGCAGCACTACAGTGTGGCGGGCGGTGAGGGGGCGGTTTGTGAATACCGGGTTACCTGCAAGGACGGCACGGTGAAGGATGTCGAATTTCGAACCGCCCTGCTCCCGGATCAGCGGGGTATCGTTACCCTGACCGATGTAACGGAAAGAAACAACAACGAAAAGGCCCTGCAGGAAAGCCGCCAGATGGACGCCCGGGCAAGGAAAATGGAGTCCCTCGGTCTACTGGCCGGCGGTGTTGCCCATGACCTGAACAATATCTTGTCCGGTATCGTCAGTTACCCGGAACTTCTCCTCCTTGAACTCCCTGAGGAGCACCGGATGCGGCGGCCTCTGGAGATCATTCTCGAGTCCGGCATGCGCGCCTCGGCGATTGTCCAGGATCTGCTGACGGTTGCCCGCGGTGTCGCGGTTGCCAAGGAACCGGTCAACCTGCACACCATCATCCTTGAGTATCTGCAGTCTCCGGAATTCAGAATGCTTGAAAACCATCACCCGCAGGTGAGGGTAGCCACCGACCTGGCAGCTGATTCGGCAAACATTATGGGGTCTCGGGTCCATCTCCGCAAGATCCTCATGAATCTGGTTGCCAATGGCTTTGAGGCCATGGATTCACCCGGTGAGGTGACCATATCCTTGCACCAGCGCCATATCGATGCGCTGTCACGCAATGAAGCTGAGATAGAGGAAGGTGAATATGTGGTGCTGACGGTTGGCGATCAGGGCAAGGGCATTTCCAGCGAGGATCTGGAGAAAATCTTTGAGCCGTTTTACTCAAAGAAGGTCATGGGCAGGAGCGGCACGGGGCTTGGCCTGACCGTGGTGTGGAACGTGGTGCGGGATCACAACGGCTATATCAACGTGTCGAGCAGCAAGATGGGGACGCGCTTCGTCATCCATTTTCCGATCACCGATAAGCTGGAAAGGCAGCCGGAGGCGATTGTCGACCTTGCCGATTTCCGCGGCAAGGGAGAAACCGTTCTGGTGGTCGATGACGTCAGCACCCAACGGCTGATCACCTCAAGTATTATCGAGAGACTTGGCTACCGCGTCGATTCGATGCCGAGTGGTGAAGCGGCAATTGAATACCTGCAGCGCAAGCCGGTCGAGCTGGTGATCCTCGATATGATCATGACTCCCGGTATCAGCGGCCGGACCACCTATGAGCGCATCATCCGGATGTATCCCGGCCAGAAGGCGATAATTGTCAGTGGCTATGCCGAAACGGCGGAGGTGAAAGAAACGCTGCGCCTTGGTGCCGGCAGGTTTCTCAAGAAGCCGCTGATGATCCGGGAGCTGGCAACGGCTATCCATGATGTCCTGTATCCTGGGGCCGGATAG